The nucleotide sequence ataaaactCTAGTGGATGACTGAATTGCTGACAGACAGGAGAAGGTTTAGGACCACGCTAATGATGCTTCAaacaagtttttatttcagatactaaaaaatacaaataaaaatggcagtgttggactaaattgttttttgcttttttgtttttttttgcttttttgatgACCAAATAACTACTGTGAATGTAGTTAATGGTAAAGTTCTCTCAGTATTACATGAACAACACAATCTGCACTGCAAGTGACCAGTTTTATGACTTTTTGTCATAACCctttcaaattaataaatgtttatCAATATGTTTGATAAAGCCTGTTTAATGACTATATAGAGAAAACCATAAATGTCTCTGAAAAGAAACGGATAAGATTCAACCAGTAAAGGCCTAGGGGCCCACATCAAAGTAACTTAAGAAGTCTTACTAAGATGTATCATCATCTAATGAAAGAAACAACCTACCTACCAGTCAGGAGCAAAGATTTCTGTAGTCAGTGACACAGTGTAATTGGCCGGAAACTTTTACCAATTAAGAACTATCAAAACTAAACTTGACTGGCTGACTTTATAAGTGGAATTGAATGAGATGTTGTGGTACATGAACAGCATACTGCAGCACAGGAAGATATCACCAAGTCGGCATTGtttgcatgtagttaaaaacaCTCCGGTCAGATGTAGAGAAAGGAGTGGTGTGTCCCCCACTGGTTCCCATAAAACAGTATATGAAGCCAGAAAATCCAGCTTGGTTAGTTTAAAATTATGTAATACTAAGCTGGAAACGTTGTTTACAGTAGAGTAATTGGTTATCTTTCTGAttctctgatttaaaaaaaaaggaagacccAATAATGTATATAAAACTCAGGTCATGAAGTCCATTTaaagcagtggttctcaaatagTGGGGAGCATGAAGGTATAACGGGGAACACAAGAAGAGCCTTTCCCTTTTTTGTCTAGAAGTCCCAGCCTGTTACAGCTAAAAAGGTCCGTAAGGACCTTCTAAATCCTGCTAAATGTGACACAGCGCcatctgctgtttggtctggaCCTGCAGTGGTAGTAGGAAGAGAATCTCTAAGCCAACGGCCTTACTACATTGAGGTAACCTCTAGACTAATATAAACTCatacaaaaatttaatttaatgtaactagtttttatttaatattaatcaATATAAATAGTTCGTTTTTTTTGCCTGAATCTTATTGATGATGGGGTTCATGGTTAGTTAAAAGTAACGCGCTGTTTATACACAGAGAAAGatgcacattttttatttgccgatgacagaagaaaaacaggcagacaaTCTTCTGCCATGAAGCTTGACAATGGGATCTGTCTCCTGACACCTTTCTCTCTGGCCTGGCTGTTATTTCTCATTCTAAAATATCCATTTTATCAGCCACAGTCAGGTGCTATCCTACCAACCACCTGAGCTGTGtgtctgtgcagctcctccagagataccatgggcctcttggctgcctctctgattaatgccgtCCCTCCCAGGACTGTCATGCTAAGTGGACGGGCTGGTCTTGGTAGGATTGTGCCATACTGCCTATAAACCTAACTTTTACATTTTGAGAATTGCTTGTCatttcttttgatttcataTTTATGTGCTACCCTTTGTTGCTCCATGGCATGCATTCCTGTTCGTGTTTCACAGATTGTCTCTTGGGAACCTAAACCTCCGTCAGAACAGTGGAGCCGTGTTGCTGCACCGGGTTCAGCATTAAAACTGTTCGTAtatttctgttcagtttgggTGAAACCCTGCTCCTCTGTAGCCTGCCGCGCATCTCTCCGTCATGCTCAGGCTTCTTCCCACTAACGTGTTCCTGCTGTGCTGCAGGGGTCTCCAgcctgcctgctccatcacatgTGCGCCGCTGAAGGAGTTGTAGCGAGTTACCACTCTGGGTCCTGCAGCCTTCTGTGGGCTCCACTGCATTCTCTGAGCGGCATTTAGCTGCAGGGAGGTGACGGGGTGGAGATGCGTCTTGGCTGATCCCATTCCTGCAGGCGCTGGTTTAAAACAGGAAGATGCTGTGTAAGAGGGCGAGTTTACAGGACCCTGATAGTGTTTCATGAACACCTGCTGCTTGCTGGTTTCCCTAAAGGTGGTGCTGGGTTGGAGCGTGGGGATGTACTCCCTGGGGCTGCTGAGAGGGATGTGACGGCTGCTCTTTGACTGCATTGGCTGGGATGTTGAAGGCGAGAGGAGCTCAGGTTGATCACATGGAGGACTGTTTAGAGAGGAATCTCTTtggtttctctgtgtttttatgcCTGGGTTGAACTCTGGTGGTTCGGTCAACACGCTCCTGTTCCTTTGCTGCGAGAAAACTCCATCAGTAGTCGCCTCTGGGTGAGCGAGACTGTTTTCAGTCTTTACACCTGGCTGGTAATAAACATCCCTTTGCTGCTCATGGGCTGGGCACATGGCGCTCAGAGTGTGTGGCTCCTGGAGCTCCACATTGGTCTCAGCTGTGGTGTTGACAGTGCTGTGAAGCCCGGACTGGACATCTGAGACGGTCTGAGCAGGACGATCTGGCTGAGCAGAGAGCTGCTTTTGATTCCTCCCCAGCAGCTCCACCTTTACTCTTTGGTTAAGCCGGGTACATGCTGAGACCAGCGCAAGCTGAGGCCTTCCCACAGTTACACTCTGCATCCTGCCCTCTGCTCCTGTTTGGCCACAAGGCTTCAGAGCCGCCTGGGCAGCTGTTCTCTCCGTGTGCAACCCAGAGTCTGGTGTCTCTCTGGGCTGCCCGTCACCTGGAGGAGACCGTGGCGGCCGTGGGCATGCTGCCGCAGGCTGCTGGGGTTTCTGGTTACAGATAACAGGGGTCTGAGGTTTACGCGATCTGGAGTAAAGACAGAAAGACTGCGGCAGAGTGACGAAAGTGACGAAGCCAGGGACCGGCTTGGAGCTGAAGTAAAGTCTGAGGACCTCCTGATGGAAATGTGAGGCCGAGCTGCCTTTAATGAGGACAAGGAGACTCCGGTGGACCTGCCCGGACAGCCACGTGAAGCTGGGGGTGGGTACATCAGAAACAAGAACATGTCGTAGGGAAAGGTTTCACAACAAATAAGGAAGAAATTTCGTTTTTACTCAGAACCCAGATGTACCTGTATGAACCGGTCAGAACCTCATCCCAGTCAGCGATGATGAAGCTCTCTGCAATCTGACCGCTCAGCTTCTGGCCCGTCTTTGCACAGTAGGTCTGACCTGAGACACTGCGTACTGACAccttctacacacacacacacacacacacaccagtgtGTTTGATCAGGATTTTATGGATCATTACTGTTGGTAAAACATTTCTGGAAAGAATGGctgtgcatttgtttccagTCCCCGACCTTTAAAGCAACTATGGATGTAGGTTTTGTGGAGCATGTCTTACTAGTGGTCTAAATCAGCAGCTTTATCACCATACGAGGTTCtattgatttgtttggatgacaaTACGACATTTGCAGAAATCACAAAGACTGTAACGACACGATGTtgattaaattcagttcatGAGTCTGCGACCGATTTGACGTGGTATtatctgcccatctaacactTTTAGTTACATTTATATCAACTGacagaaaaattaaatgatTTGACTATTTCATTTCTAAGCTCATACAGGTatcaggcatttaaatcaaaaacaggattcttctcagtttaaaataataataatatataaccTGTTCAACATAGTCTCATGCCTTGTGAATTTCAGCATACCGGCATATCTTAAGCAGGATGGTATAGcatgatatttaaattttgCATCGATGTAATGGGATAGTTACTCCTTTAATCAAGATATCGATGGGGATAGATTTATTGTTAAACCTCTATGTTTTACCAGCTTAAGAATCAGATTATTGATTTCTTTTTGCTCATTCTTCTATGCAGAATAGCTCAAGCTGAGGCAGCTTGGATGGAGATACATCCTCAAGTCATGCCCCAGAATTTGATTGGATTCCCGACACATGAACAACCATTTCACTGTAGGTCTgtctgcaggttttcttcccCCAGGGTTGCCGCGTGCTTCTCTATCCATCCATGATCTACACCTGCTGATCCATGCAGGATCACAGGGGTGCTGGTGTCCATCTCTGGCAGCCACAGGACAAGAGGTGGGGGGCCCTGGTCAGGCCCACATAGCCAGTCCACCACTGTGCCCTGCATGTAACTCCACTCATGGTTGACTAGACCTCCAACCAGCTTATCCGCCCTGCTAAAGAAAGCAtttccacagcatgacgctCCCACATTTCACACAGGGGGTAGTGTGtttaatgtgttatttttttttctctacgcAAATCGTTCAGAAAATCCAGATATTTGGTTTAACCGGAGCATATGTCCCATATGTTAACCGTGTCTGGTTTGtgataaaatacaaacagaattGGCTATTGGGTTTTTGATTTTTACTCAAAAACTCAACAATCTTGCCTCTTTTACATAAAGGAGATTCATGAACACTGGCTGTCCGGTTAACACatcccccacctgagctttgCATCGTATCAGAGTAAAGCGGCTCAAGTcaaatgcatgtcacactttttagatttgcaTTTGGAAAAGAATCAAATGCTCGTGCATCACTTCTTTCCACACTTAAACACTGCTTGGTGTTGCTTTATCACGTGACAGTTCTCGATAAACTGCACTGAGGTGTGTGCGCATGCAAAGACAACTTACGGGGTAGTTCCTGCTGATGAGCTTGAGGTCCTGCCACATGCTGACGAACACCTTCAGGTTGAGGTGATCCAGCAGCAGGTGCACCGACACGTTCCTCTTCCTGCTCGCCTCCAGGAGGTCACACAGCAGCTCCGGGTCGCTGAAGCTGTCCATCACCACGGCCAGGGCCTGGACACACACGCACACCGTCACTCACACGCAGCCAACCAGGCGATCTTCACGCAGCACAGACACGCGCTGCTCACAGGAACAGGTATTCACGTCATGCGCTCCgtcttgcacacacacacacacacgcgcgcgcctCCTGTCGTACCAGTTTAGCCTTCCTGATGAACCGTCTGACCAGATCTTTCATGCCGGCTGCACTGCTGTCATTCCGGAAGAAGACCTCAGCGCTGGCATCGTCCGGCACGGGAGCAGCTGATCTCACTGGGCAGACGAAGAAATGTGGGGAATGTCAGAGCATGAATACTGAggccgtctgtccgtccgtccgtccgtcttcttccgcttatccggggtcgggtcgcgggggtagcagcttcagtagggaggcccaggccttcctctccccagccacttgggccagctcctccaggggaatcccaaggcgttcccaggccagccgggagacatagtccctccagcgtgtcctgggtcttcccctgggcctcctcccggtgggacgtgcctggaacacctcaccagggaggcgtccaggaggcatcctgaccagatgtccgagccacctcaactggctcctctcgacgtggaggagcagcggctctactctgagtcctccccggatgactgagcttctcaccctatctctagaggagagcccagacacactacagagaaaactcatttcggccgcttgtatccgggatctcgttctttcggtcacgacccaaagctcgtgaccatagatgagggtaggaacgtagatcgaccggtaaatcgagagcttcgccttttggctcagctctctcttcaccacaacggatcggtacagcggaTCGGATGCAATTAATCAATTAACCAATTACCTTCGTAGATCTTCTCTCCGGTGGAGTCGCTGTTGGTTAGTCCTTTGGAGCATCGGGAGCGGGACCGACGACCAGCAAATGAGTTGTTAAACTCTCTGTCCACTTCATCTTTTTCGCCCGCATCGTCTGTTGACAGCGCAGGGTTATAAAAACCTAATGCACAACAGGATGCAAAGAGGAAGAACAAAAGGCTTGTAAATGTAGGGAAATGTCAGACCTGTGTGGGCTTCGCTCCCGTTTTGCAGGATGTAATCCTTCTCCAGCTCTGACAGAAAGTCCACCTCCCCCTCAGCCTCCAGCACTCTGTGGTAGCCCTCCAAGCCCCGGCAAAGCAGAGAGTCCGCCGCAAACCGAGCGCTCTCGTTGTGGCTCAGGTCCAGCTTGGCTGCACGGTCGCAataagaggaggaggaggagggattcCGGAGGCCTCGGACCCGCTGCCTCACCTTCCCCACAGGTTTGGAGCTTCTGTACAGCAGCACCGACACACTGCTGCAGGCCTCCATGGTCAATGAACGCCTTTCTTTTCCAGCTGGGGAAAAATGCTCCCACTAAAAGCTCATGTCTGGCTCAGAACCAGTGGAGATTAACCGCATGCAAGGCAGCGTTAAAGCTCCGTGGGAGAACCACTGATCCAAAAAGACAGGTGAGGTGAGGAAGGTGGGTCCGCCTCTGCAGAGAGCAAGGTGATTCCCACAACATGATGAGGAGTGACAGGTTTGTTATAAGCTATGCCTTACATAACTTTTGATCGCCCATGAAC is from Fundulus heteroclitus isolate FHET01 chromosome 3, MU-UCD_Fhet_4.1, whole genome shotgun sequence and encodes:
- the LOC105921269 gene encoding protein FAM83D, which codes for MEACSSVSVLLYRSSKPVGKVRQRVRGLRNPSSSSSYCDRAAKLDLSHNESARFAADSLLCRGLEGYHRVLEAEGEVDFLSELEKDYILQNGSEAHTDDAGEKDEVDREFNNSFAGRRSRSRCSKGLTNSDSTGEKIYEVRSAAPVPDDASAEVFFRNDSSAAGMKDLVRRFIRKAKLALAVVMDSFSDPELLCDLLEASRKRNVSVHLLLDHLNLKVFVSMWQDLKLISRNYPKVSVRSVSGQTYCAKTGQKLSGQIAESFIIADWDEVLTGSYSFTWLSGQVHRSLLVLIKGSSASHFHQEVLRLYFSSKPVPGFVTFVTLPQSFCLYSRSRKPQTPVICNQKPQQPAAACPRPPRSPPGDGQPRETPDSGLHTERTAAQAALKPCGQTGAEGRMQSVTVGRPQLALVSACTRLNQRVKVELLGRNQKQLSAQPDRPAQTVSDVQSGLHSTVNTTAETNVELQEPHTLSAMCPAHEQQRDVYYQPGVKTENSLAHPEATTDGVFSQQRNRSVLTEPPEFNPGIKTQRNQRDSSLNSPPCDQPELLSPSTSQPMQSKSSRHIPLSSPREYIPTLQPSTTFRETSKQQVFMKHYQGPVNSPSYTASSCFKPAPAGMGSAKTHLHPVTSLQLNAAQRMQWSPQKAAGPRVVTRYNSFSGAHVMEQAGWRPLQHSRNTLVGRSLSMTERCAAGYRGAGFHPN